The following is a genomic window from Penaeus vannamei isolate JL-2024 chromosome 27, ASM4276789v1, whole genome shotgun sequence.
GTGTATCTGCTACCCATTCACGGCAGAGCAACTTACCAAAGAAGGATATACCTCAACTTTATCCTTATATCCCTCCATGGCCTTCGTGGAGTCTTTGCAATCCAGACAGGAAGgtcaacattattttttcttttttctctctaacacAGTTGATAGATATGAGGCGGGAAACTGATAAATTGCTTACAGTAAACTAATTGTGTGAGCCTTTGAATGAATGTGTATTtccgtaaataaatatatacatacatatacatatatataaacatatatattcatacgtatatatatatatatatatatatatatatatatatatatatatatatatatgtgtgtgtgtgtgtgtgtgtgtgtgtgtgtgtgtgtgtgtgtgtgtgtgtgtgtgtgtgtgtgtatgtatatatatatatatatatatatatatatatatatatatatatatatatatatatatatatatatatatatatatatatatatatatatatatatatatatatatatatatacacgtatatacatgtgtgtatatgtgcatatatacatatatatacatatatatatatgtttatatatgtgtatgtatgtatatatatatatgtaacatacctaatatatataaatatatatatatatatgtaacatacctaatatatatatatatatatatatatatatatatatatatacatatatatacatcaatttaGGTTTTGTCTGAAggggaactcgtgaagagtcattatggctagtttcattttcattttttgtacacgttattgtgtttgtgcttgtgttcatatatatatatatatatatatatatatatatatatatatatatatatatatatatatatatatatatatatatatatatatatatatgtatatgtgtgtgtgtgtgtatatatgtatatatattatttatctatatatatatatatatatagtatatatatatatatatatatatatatatatatattatatatatatatatattatatatatatatatatatatatatatatataatatatatacatatatatatatgtttgtgtgtgtgtgtgtgtgtgtgtgtgtatgtatctgtgtgtgtgtgtgtgtgtgtatgcgtatatgtgtgtgtatgtatatatatatgtgtaaatatatacatacatacatatatatatatatatatatatatatatatatatatatatatatatatatatatatatatatatatatatatatatatatatatatatatatatagatatatatacatacatatatatatatatatatatatatatatatatatatatatatatatatatatatatatttatatatatgtatatacatacatacatatatatatatatatatatatatatatatatatatatatatatatgtatgtatgtatgtatatatatgtgtgtgtgtgtctagatatacatatatatatatatatatatatatatatatatatatatatatatatatatatatatatatacatatatgtatatatatatgtatatatatatatatatatatatatatatatatatatatatatatatatatacagcatatatatttatacatgtatacacatacatttatatgtatgtatgtatatatatatatatatatatatatatatatatatatatatatatatatatatatatatatatgcatatatgtatgtctatgtacatacatatatatatatatatatatatatatatatatatatatatatatatatgcatatatatatatatatatatatatatatatatatatatatatatatatatgtgtgtgtgtgtgtgtgtgtgtgtgtgtgtgtgtgtgtgtgtgtgtgtgtgtgtgtgtgtgtgtgtgtgtgtgtgtgtgtgtatgtatatgcatatatatatatatatatatatatatatatatatatatatatgtatatatatatgtatatatatatatatatatgtataaatatatatgtatgtatatatatttatatatacatatatatatatatatatatatataaactctttctctctctctctctctctctctctctctctctctctctctctctctctctctctctctctctctctctctctctctctctcgctctgtctctctctctccctctctctttctcgctgcacatatatatatatatatatatatatatatatatatatatatatatatatatatatatatatatatctgtctgtgtgtgtgtgtgtgtgtgtgtgtgtatgtgtgtgtgtgtgtgtgtgtgtgtgtgtgtgtgtgtgtgtgtgcatatattttgtatatgtatttatacatatataaacatatacatatacatatgcgtgcatatatatatatatatatatatatatatatatatatatatatatatatatatatatatataaatatatatatatatacatatataaatgcatatatatacatacatacatacaaatatatgtatgtatgtgtatatatatacatatgtatcaatatataaaccctctctctgtctctctgtatctatgtacatacatacatacatacatatatatatatatatatatatatatatatatatatatatatatatatatatatatgtgtgtgtgtgtgtgtgtgtgtgtgtgtgtgtgtgtgtgtgtgtgtgtgtgtgtgtgtgtgtgtgtgtgtgtgtgtgtgtgtgtgtatgtgagtgtgtgcgtgtccgtgtgtgtgtgtgtgtgtgtatctatatatttatatatatatatatatatatatatatatatatatatatatatatatatatatttatatatatatgatatatacatgtttatatataccaaTTCATACAATTCACGTCAATTCACATGAGACAGCAAATATCCAATGCACAGCTTGTAGTATTATCAATTGGTTCTTTGAGAAGGCACATGGCTGGGTAGAGGAATTTCTATTCCAACTTGTCATATCCACCaattcataatacacacacacacacacacacacacacacacacacacacacacacacacacacacacacacacacacacacacacacacacacacacacacacacacacatacacacacactcacatacacacatacaaagtttTATTGTACTGTAAATCTCGTCACATACGAAGGGGAAGATATATAAGGAGTATTCAAGACGTAGAAATTAGTTGGGAAGAAAACATTAAAGTGAAAAAATACAGACGAGAAATAAGGGTCAGCAAAAGTAGTCTACCGTAAACAagtccttttttattgttttctttccagTATTTTCAGGTATAGTTTAAAAACCagactattttttatctataaacTAGCTAAATTAAGGTTCTCTGTACAGATATTGAAAATACGTCAGTTGTAGTATCTATTTTCGCATAGAGTATGAGAAATTTATAGGATATGGATTCATCTTATCAGCAcacaatttatttattaatattgttattgctaattatGTGATTACTATATGTGATTTTACCGAGTCAAATTAGTCGATTAATACTACATTcactaataaaaaggaaaaacaaacgaaaTCCAAAAATTATGATGACGTTCCTATTTCAGCAGACGTATTACGCTTCTAACGAAAGCGACGAATGCCTAAATAAGCCTCTGTAATTTTAACCAATACAAACCTAAACACATCTGTGGTACTAACTGGTCAACTGTGTTTATGTCACAAATTACAATCATAAGTAAACATTTGCCTATTTTAAAAGTGAATGTGCGTATTGAtaagtattttcattttatcaattGTGCATCGTTGTGCAGAATATGTGCACCAACCCCCAGAGTTTAGCAACTTAAATGATCGACAAACTTGCCTGCAGGGTAATGCCGGCCCTGCGACAAGCTCGATCTCTAGGCCTTCTTGCGCACTTAGAAATCTCACAGAGAGATGAAAGTGGAACAGTAAAAACAAGGACTAAGCAATTCCCATAGCAGTTTTGCCATTATCGGTTATTGGATAATGGAAGTCCCTCAGATATAGTGAAGCCAGCATGTTATATATAACCGATGTTGCATAATACAAGAAATTCCCAATTCCCccttaaaaatgttaataatgataccatCCCATTCgaaatatataatatgcaaacGCAAAGTCATTCCTAGCTTGAACGAAAGTAGGGAATTTAATTCCTCTTCCGAAGTGGTTTGACCTGTTGATTTTCATTTCGAAACAAAATGGCGTAACAATGATCTTTGAAATTATTAATTCACGAGAGGTCCATTGCAAATTCTTCATctaggataaaaaatatatatatgtgttacatGTAATTATTATTCGATTTGATAGACTAATCCCGTAACTTCAGACactacatgcgtatatacatatcagAGAATGACGAAACGAAATGGTCGATGAGAGCGAGTGCATTTATTCAAAGGTGATTCCGCTCGCCCGTTGCTCCTCAGCAATGCGGAGCAGTTCGGGCACGTGGGCGGGCAGCGGCGGGGCGACGGGCAGGAGGTCGGACGacggctggaagccgttctcgtcggcGATGAAGCTCACTTCGGCGGTTGTTccgtcgggaaggaggaagcTGCGGAAAGGGACGTTGCGGTTAGATTTTAAAGAGATCACAAACTGCAATTAAAAGAGTAGCAGAAATTTTAGTAATATACGAGACATGACAGATTTTTCACGTTACCTGTATGTTCCCTGCATGTTGCTCTGGCCCTCAGATCCAGGAGTGCCAGTGTTGGAGGAGCTGATGCCGTTGCTGGTCTGGAAAGTGTACTGGAAGTTTCCGTCGCCGTTGTCGGACCTCTCGTCCAAAATGGTCTCGGCCTCAGAATCGGGTGtctgagggcgggcgagggcgacgGCGGCCAGGCAGGCGAAGATGATCTGTGGGCGGAGGCAGTTTTGCCCTAAACATTTTTGCAACATCTTCAATATTTTTTCAACTTCCATGCactcaaacacaagcacacgaaaAAAGATAATGTGTGCAGACGTCTGATCAATCTGTGGGAAATGGCTGGCTCGCCATTTCCCACAGGTTGATGATTTTTCCCTCACAGACTCACACATTTTATGGAAAATCCTATGAAAATTCCAAAAAAAATTAGTAAGGCTATTTTTAGATAGAATTACAAAATAATTACAGCTCACGAATTTTATAATCATCACGAAAACAAATGATTACGTGTATTCCTTaactaaaaacaaatatatatttttcatttaccttatttttgttattttaacaCTTATGTGGTATGGTATTCATTTTATAAATCACACTCGTCATTTTAGCTCAATAGAAAtaacattttcctcttcctctgaacCTCTTGCATTGAATTTTTTTAGCATACTATCAGAAGGCTCAAAGTTCACAGCTGACTGAAAGTAATGAGACAATCCTTGTCTAAGTTGTAATAAAGCCTCACCTGATCTAACATGGAGATTTCTCACTCCAGTATGAGCGACATTCATCTGAGAAAAGATCCTTTCTCCTAAGGCATTTGAAAAGACAAGTGACAGTCATGCCAGTACAAGGCCTAATAGACTGCGGCTCGTGAGGTTGTGGGCACTGGGCAGGAGTAGCAAGAGATACATACCGATTAAATCTTTCACAAATTCTATACTTTTGTGGAATTAACAATTAGTTTTTGGCGAACTTTGCAACCATAGAATTCCCCACAAATGTTATCAATTCCCATGGATATTCCCACAGACCAAGAGCGAAATTTGTTCCCCCAGAAAGTTTCACGTCAGGCCACATCTATGTGAAATTCATACGGTGGCAACACTGGTCTGAGTTTGTGAAGTAAATGTTCCATTCAGACTGCCTCTTGGCGCACCAACCCCGTCAAAGGTAACGCCAGCAATGACAAAGCAGGACGTGCATGCTGTACTCACCAGCTTCATGGTTGTTGTGTGCTGATGCTTATGTTGCAGCCGCCGTTTATATAGCCGCGAGAAGCTCAAGAAggttaagggaagagggaaagggttaagCGTAGGAGACCCTCATGTCCGCTGTTCCCTCAGACGAGGAGGGAGGATTCGTATTCGTACACAACTCCATGTAGACCCGTGGTTTCTAAACGGGTAATGAAGGGAgggataaattgatgaataataatgattagtaaagttattaatcataataaaaatagaattaaatttgatataaaaatcacacataagcattctaatttttctttcttcgaaACTGAAGATGAATGAGGTAGAGGTAAACACGACCTGCCTGTTGGGGGTAACGATGCCAAAACGTTTGAGAACCACAGATGTAGAGTAAGGGTGAGGAGTGTTGATTGTGATTTCAGAATAATGAGGTTGGATTAAAAGTATATTTGTGCTAAGGAGTGGTACATGAGTAGACTCATGGAGTGATTATTGTCTACTTTTGGGGTAGATTAAGAGTAGTGACTGGATAAAGgaagataatataaatatttatatagtgtTTTCCTCTTACTGTGCAACCACTGAATGTTACCAACTAGAAATATTTTATTTGAATGCATGAACTATGCAcatactaaaacaaataaaagaaacagtaCGAAACTATTGTTAATTGAGAACATGAAATCAATATTTATGTATTACCTTACAGATTTTCTGCATTACGCATACAGAATATTTTAAAACATGAGAAAAGAATTGATGACGCTTTTTCATATGCCATCCCTTCAGGTATCTTTGTTACCCATCGTGATTTGTATGCAAACATTTCGCTGCTCGTCAACTATTTTTTACGAGCAGTTTACTGCTACTTGCCTATCtagttttatatataaagaaaaaaaaacggcagaTAAGGTTGACGTCTCAGAAATATGCACTTTTATCAAATCTCAAATAAATGTGTTCATTGGTATTCAGGCAATAATATAAACGGACAATGTTTTTGTCAGTTTAAAGAAGAGAGCTCACACTCATGCCCTAGGAATAATGTGCAGTGAAGCAGAATGCAGAATGGAGAATTcaggaaaaataacaacaataataattaaaaataaataaatgaaagttagaataaaaggaaatgaaacacAAAGATTTCACGCGTCCCACTGAAGCTTTAAAAACCTCGATTTAGCTGACGAAAATCATATAGAAAATTACATAAAATTGCCAgttaaaaatgagaagaaattagTGATAAACTGTATCTTCACACTTTATGCATTTAAGGAAATTTCCCAAACTCAAAATAGGAAGGTACACCTAATTATAATGAAAGACATTTAAGAGTTTTGCCTAAGGGTAATGTAACACACCACGTGACTTTCTTTGGCAAAAGAAATATAATCCTTAGCCATATATGATGCGTCATGTGTACATAGATTCTAAACACAGACGCCCTACATGACATGGGATATTATCGTGCTAGACACTATGTTGCACATTCATAGCTTTACATGTTAGCACATTAAAGACATTTATTTGCATGAGGATTATAACCAATACTTCCGCACAGAATTTATGAAAGTTTACCTGTTGTTCATTCAGCTGACCGGCTACACATTTGATCATTTGTATTATTCACGTCGATGATTATacattgtttatatgtgtgtgtgtttatgtgtgtacatatatatatatatatgtatatatgtgtgtgtacacacatttttcttctttttttttttttctttttttttacccccccttAGAGAGAGGAACGGGTTTCGCGAGAGCCACCCGTTTATTGGTTACGAGTGAAGTCTAAAAGGATATCTTTATTCATGAACAAATGGACAACTGTTGTAATGGTGACGAAAGCTCCGTTTCTATTTTGGTGTTGACGAAGTTAGTGAACTCGTGGCCGAGAGATCTGCCTTTGTGGTGGTCATCATCCCCATCGACGTCCCGCAGCCCACGACATGAGTGGACGACACCCATCCCGATGATCCAAAGGGGGAGTCACCACTCCCGGAGCCGCGCCCGAGACGGCAGCCGGGCGCCGCCCGTCCAGGACCTACGAAGATCGCGATGTTCTCTGTAgttgtcctcttctcctcctgccgGTGACGCGGCCGACGTTCTCACGCTGAGGTCAATACCAAACCCCCGCTGAATATTAGCTGGCGATTCCCAACTCGAAGAGAGGGGTTGAAGAAGGCGCAGAAGGTCCCGCTTCCGACGACGCCGACGAAAATGCAGCACCAGCCGGAATCCATGGAGAGCTAGAAGACGTCGTTCAGGGTCACACCTACGAAGAGTCAGCGCCACCCGAAGACACAGGTCTCCGCCAGGTTAGAGGACGATGACCTCCGGGAGTGACCCTCCTTCCGGCGACCGAAGACATATCCAAACAATccgaagggaaggaaatgatcgTCATCGACTCGGGCAGAAAAGGTCCGAAGAGCAGGCGACATACACCAGATTACCTAAACAGCTTATATCACGCTTGTGAGCTTGAACACAAAAAAACGCCGTTACCCATTCATTATTAACCATGCATCAACTGTGTAATTCAAAATTATTGCCTGACACCCCATTTCAGCAGGGTACTTACGCTGCTCCTGAAAGTGATATTTGTGTAGTTAAGACTATTAAGCTGTAGGTAATATCAATTTCAGCACTTTGGGTTTGAAAGTTAGAGATTTAGAGTTCAATAGCAGCTTCGGAAGTGGACGCCCATGATGCTGTTCATTTATAAGGTGACTGCCCATACGTGACCTTGAAAGAAAGTAggcattcttctttcttcctttattgggTTATTCTGTGTCGCATTTCATTGGGTTACAATGAAGTATTTTCATGTATACACATCCCGCCTTCTATTTTGAGAGGACTAAGACATGAACATTTTTAATTCggaatacataaataagtagatTACATGTAATCTTTATTGAAACAATCAGTAACTCCAGAcactacacacgtatatacatatcagaGAATGACGAAACGAAATGGTCGATGAGAGTGAGTGCATTTATTCAAAGGTGATTCCGCTCGCCCGTTGCTCCTCAGCAATGCGGAGCAGTTCGGGCACGTGGGCGGGCAGCGGCGGGGCGACGGGCAGGAGGTCGGACGacggctggaagccgttctcgtcggcGATGAAGCTCACTTCGGCGGTTGTTccgtcgggaaggaggaagcTGCGGAAAGGGACGTTGCGGTTAGATTTTAAAGAGATCACAAACTGCAATTAAAAGAGTAGCAGAAATTTTAGTAATATACGAGACATGACAGATTACCTGTATGTTCCCTGCATGTTGCTCTGGCCCTCAGATCCAGGAGTGCCAGTGTTGGAGGAGCTGATGCCGTTGCTGGTCTGGAAAGTGTACTGGAAGTTTCCGTCGCCGTTGTCGGACCTCTCGTCCAAAATGGTCTCGGCCTCAGAATCGGGTTtctgagggcgggcgagggcgacgGCGGCCAGGCAGGCGAAGATGATCTGTGGGCGGAAACAGCTTTGCACTAAACGCATTTGCAAGATATTCAATCATCTTTCacatttcttttatctcctttcttatttttacacacctttacacacacaaaaaaaaaaacatgcatgtaaAGTGTTCGAAGTAAAAGTGATAAAACTCAGTTCCACTCGGAGAGCTTTTAGGCACAGCAACCCCGTCAACGGCAACGCCGGCAATGACAAAGCAGGACGTGCATGGTGTACTCACCAGCTTCATGGTTGTTGTGTGCTGAAGCTGGTGGTTGCAGCTGCAGTTTATATAGCCGCGAGAGGCTCAGGAAggttaagggaagagggaaaggagcgaAGCGTAGGCGGCATTGTTTACTTCAGTGTGACCTCAACTGAAGGGGATTTTTGTACAAtcacgtgtgtgagtgtttgtgggaAACAAGTGTTGACGAGTTTAGTTTATGAGTAGTTATCAAAATAGATGCGGTTGAGGGTCAGTTTTCAAGGTAGATGAGATtagagtaaaaatatatatatatatatatatatatatatatatatatatatatatatatatatatattgttactgtcattgtttttatcattatcattatttttattatcacttttatcatcaccatcattaacaatatgatgattattattattattgttgtcattatcattactgttattatcattattattatcattattatttttagtactgacattcatattatcatcattaccatcattatcacgattactattttgatcatcaccatcgttactatctttattctaattattattattgtcactatcatcatcctctttatattttatcatcaccatcattgttattattattattattggtattggtattattatttttgttgttataataatattattaccgtcatcattatcattggtatctttattatcattatcattattattgtcttttatcattatcattattatcatcttttatcattactgttattattatcactattactgttattattatcaatgttatcaataatgatgataataatatcactattgttatcattattttcagtatcattattatcattaccattattatcatcatccctattataatgattattattatcattgttgccattatcatcgttatcattatcaaattgttgctgttctttttattgctgttatcattgttattgttatcattaatactatcattttacCGCTATGattatcgccatcaccaccatcatcagcgttttcatctttattcattaatattttgttattattactattatcattattattattgttgttgttgtcatcatcattattgttatacttgttattatcatttttttcttatcacacTTATTATTTCGGTGCTGATAATGGGTATGATATTGTGCCTTGACTTACTTGATAAACCGGTCGCGATTTCCTACTTCTGCCATTATTGCTTTATCATGATTCCTTTCATTAAGATTGTAGTAAGACTGTCATTCGTGTCATGATTATTTCCATTGTTGGTAGctctgttgttgatattattattactgtactcGTAAATCTTATTActcttatcttttgttttcttttttttcattggctTAAGTTTTGGTACGGCCAGCATAACTGTTATTGccgctattgctattactagtaatagtagtgaaaatAAGAACTTTATCAGTCTACGTCATACATGTCATACAATTaaccatcatttttgttttatttttattaccattgttgttcttgttgtattATTGGTAATGGTGTATCTGTGTAATTAATTTTAACATAATTTTGTTATtgcttgttattactgttaaagTGAAatttatcactattgatatcatttacATCACATTTTTTGTCAACTttgttactgctatcatcattattgctattgttgttgtcattactattattatttttactattattattattgttattgctattattattattacaatgagcattattattatcatgattattgttttcattctcataatcatcattatcattatcactatcatgatcattattactactaccgtcactgttattattgtcatcattatcattattatttttaccatcattattgttaatatttcataagcattatcattctaccactgttatcatcaaaatgactataatcactattactgctattatcattctgccgttttttatcgttattagtgTGTTAACTTATATCGTGGCTGAATTAATATCACTGATATGATATTCTTACCGTCGCTTtactgtcatccttatcatttctgtatattcttattaccatcactgtGATTATTCTTACAATTATCAAGTATATTGTTagcactgttatcaatattatgactattattattattatcagtattttttcgttatcactattaatattattatcagtattttttcgttatcactattattattattatcagtattttttcgttatcactattattatgattattattttatgtcatgaatattgatatcattagtagtactattatttatagtagtaacagtatcatttttatttttgttgtcattaatgccatcatcatcatcattatcacttactaCTAATACacagtttttgttattttttattatcacagttatcattgcaattatcattatcatctttatcattcttatagtcattgttatcattattattattattgttattgttgtataatttgtcataactgttgttattattatcattgttgctgttatcattatcattattatattatctttaccatccttatagtcatcatcatcataataattattagttttgttgctactaatattcttattactgttatcatcattgtgttttattaagttattattattattattattattattattattattattatcattattattattatcatcactaccattattattaaaaataccattatcattaatatcattatcattgttattattaccatcattattattagtagtatcattattattattgttgttgtcattattgccattattattattattattatttttattattattattattattattatcattatcattattatcattattttatcttca
Proteins encoded in this region:
- the LOC113825234 gene encoding cuticle protein AM1159-like, translating into MKLIIFACLAAVALARPQTPDSEAETILDERSDNGDGNFQYTFQTSNGISSSNTGTPGSEGQSNMQGTYSFLLPDGTTAEVSFIADENGFQPSSDLLPVAPPLPAHVPELLRIAEEQRASGITFE
- the LOC113825240 gene encoding cuticle protein AM1159-like, producing MKLIIFACLAAVALARPQKPDSEAETILDERSDNGDGNFQYTFQTSNGISSSNTGTPGSEGQSNMQGTYSFLLPDGTTAEVSFIADENGFQPSSDLLPVAPPLPAHVPELLRIAEEQRASGITFE